The following is a genomic window from Dermacentor variabilis isolate Ectoservices chromosome 11, ASM5094787v1, whole genome shotgun sequence.
TTATTGTAAAACCGTACCAATTTTCTACCTTCGTTTATAAGGACTTGCTTTCAATTACCGCATCTTCCACTGTAATTTACCATGTTATCACATATCCCACCCAACTTGATGTCATCCCACCATTGTTTTAATCTCTACTATACAGAATATATTCTTATCCTTATTCCTCATTGAATCTCTCAAAAGTACGAGATAGCCTTTAAATACTAATAACACCACGCCTCCCTCTTCGCAGTGGGACATCGATGTGCACATCCTCACGGGCACCTCAAACTACAGTGTGAAAGCCGCTGCAGCACTTCAGGCGTTCTACAGATCGTGCGTCACTGAGATATGGCAGCCAGATCTGCGACTGAGAGACATCCTGGCGGCCGTTTTTGAAATCGCCAACACCACGAAGCGCATGAGCCACGCCCATCTTCTGCGCTTTGCCTTGGAAGTCCAGAAACGGTACGATCTCCCTTTCTACTTCGCTGTTGGCTACGCCTACGGTTACATCTACTTCAAGAGGCACTTGCTCCGGGTCGCGGACTACAGCCCTGTTTGCGATGACGCCTGCTATGCCACCGTCCTGTCCGCATTTAACGCGCACTTCGGCGCAAACTGCACGATGGAGCAAGTAGCCGCGTGGGAGCAGCTGTTTACTGACGACGACACTCAACCGTACGTCTTCACTTGGAACGAGATTGCCGTGGTTTTCGGAGGCATGGATGCGGAGCAGTTCAAGGCCATATTGCTCGAGTTCTCTATCGACGTCGGCACCAAGGACTTTGCAATTCAACAGGAGCTGTTAGCCGACATAGCGCGCGTTTGGAACGTCGCGAATCAGCCCCTGTCGCTGTGTCACGCACTGATCATCGTAGCACTTAGTTCCCTGAAATGGATCGTCTTCGGAGACGCAGAGTTAAACTCACCCGCGCTGCGTAGCGCAGAAGTCTGCCAGATTCACCTCGTTGAAAAAGAGCAGTTGTGGAGGGCCACTTACGTCGCGGCGCTCACGAGCCCCGACAAGGACCGTCAACTGCGCGACATCTTCGAGGCGACACGGCGGAGCTTCGTCGGTTACGAGCCGCTTCGACAGCTCGTGGCAACCGGAAACGACACGGCGAACTTCGAGGATCTAATGCGGAGCTTCACTCTCATGCTTCCCAGTGACCTCGTCCTGCCGGAAATGGGCGTGCCCGTGTTGAACAACAGCGGTTTCGTGCGCAACATCTTCCGCACGACGAGCTTCGAGTACGACGCAATACTTGAGAAGCAGCGACGAGGAATGCCTGCCCTCCCCCGGAGTTTCCTGGAATATTTACCAGAAGGAATCATGTTTATAAACAGCAGCACTCTCTACGTTAATGCGCCATCGTACGCCTGGCTGAGCACCGGTACAGCGAATCCTCTACTCGCCGATGCGCCGGTCATTGCGAGCCGCATGGCGTACTCGATGTGGAGAAACGTCCGCGAATGGAGTGGCTGGTCTACAAGGACACAGGCCGCGCTTAAGTCATTTCAGTAAGGTCCTTGCCGTTACCTAGAAATACCTAGAAACCTAAAGAACCTAAACCATAAAACCTAAAACCTAGAAATAATTATCAATTCCGGCATTTTGTCGAATTCGTATTTTACGGTTGGATCGGCTTATAGATCAAACCGCATCAAATCTAATCTTTAGTTACGTTACCCTGACCACAACGATCACTAAGTATGAGTACGCTCTTTTGTACTTACTAAAAATATATAACACTGTGGAATTCCGCAAACTGTACAACTGCGAAACATGTTAGAGACAGCACAGTTCTTGCTTGGTTGATTGTAGCAACGGGGTTTTGGGGGTCGACGTGTTTTGTTGAGTATAACGACGGCTCGTGTGAgccattcattattttttttttccttcactccTTTGGGCTATTGCGGCTCGGGGTACCTCCAAGCACATTGCTGGGTACGTCCGGTAGGAGTAATAAAGGAAAGAAGTTTCGCTTTACAATAATTACACTGGTTCCACGTAGGGACGCCCATTCCATATAGGATCACATTAAATATCTGATTTCACATCGGGGCATGTCAGCCCACCTTTACTGCACCAAAGGAATCCACTTTTAGGACAGTCGTCTGCCCTAGCAGACTAAACTAGGGAATCTGATTAATGTATCTCGGCCAATCATAGTCGTAGAACCGCTTGCAGTATCGATGTTGCAGTATCGAACCACTATTGTCGCACCGCTTCGCCCTCATATGCGAGGCAACCATGTCACAATCTGGAAATCTCAAGTCGACGCTGTTCCCATAGAAGTcttcgacgttggcccctttcaGTAATGAGTTACCTTGTCTGCGTCAGGTTCGAGTAGAGGGGTCTTCGCGGTTATAAAAGTCTTCGCGTTGGACGGCAGCTCTTGTCGCCTCCAAGTGTGCTCCTTGACTTGCACGTCACAGTCTATGTCGGTCCTCGTCGTCATCTGTGCCCGCGCGGAAGAAAGGACGGCCTTGTGAGAAATGTCCAAGCAATGCTCATCGCCGTATTGAAATGTAAGAGAGCCCGAGCCACATTTAGTGATTTCCAGTGCGGCGCAGGTGAAACTTGAGATCCTGTCGTGATACAAAAacacaatttcataaagaaaCTCGACAGATGACGCTGCTTCGGGGAAATGCATTTAGCGAAATCACTTCAAATTGAGCTTATAAGGAAATATAAAGTGCTGCGGATGAAAGCAAAATAAAGGTTCAAATTAATCATCAAcatcagcagtagcagcagcctattttatgtccactgccaggacgaaagcttctgcttacgatctccaattgcccctgtcctgagCCAACCAATTCCGACTAGCGCCCGTGGATTAGCTGATTTCATCGGCCCGCCTAGTCTTCCGCCGCCCTCATCGACACTTCCCTTCTCCTGGTACTCATTCTGTTAacctaatggcccaacggttgTCTAATCTGtgtcattacatgacctgcccagctccatttttttctcctaatgtcaattacaatatcagCTATACCAATTTTCTCcatgatccaaaccgctctctttgtgcctcttaacgttacgtctagcattcttcattcatcgctctttgcgctgtccttaacttgttctcgtgtttctttgttagtctccaagcctctgccccatatgtcagcacccgtaaaatgcactcattgtggtgatgatggtaagcttccagtcacgagctgacaatgtctgccgtatgtgatccaacccatttttattcttctatgaatttctttctccTGATGAGgtttccctgtgaataattgtcctaggtaaacgtactccttcacagactctagaggctgactggtgatcctgaagtCTTGTTTCTTTACCCAGTTATTCAtctttgtctttgtcttctgcgtattaatcttcaaccccactcttacactctctctgttaaggtcttcaagcATCTGTCATCATCAGctatctgttctaaggctgcatatttgtttgcaagttccagcctgaatttgtctgcttttacctttactgtatctaggttgacctgtttatTCTTGACCCATTTAGCTCTtgctctcttcaaattgaggtgaatcctagccctcactaacctatgatcactgcactttaccctacctatcacttctacatcctgcactatgctgggtcAGCATAAAGTATGAATCAATTTaacttcttgtttcaccattagggcttgtctaggtccactttctgttgctacgctttctgaagaaggtgttcattattgaATGCTTATTCCTTTCAGCGAatcctaccagcatctctcctctaacgTTTctatagttgccaattgcttcttCACCGGTATGCTTTCCCACACTTTTATATTACTGCAGTATAGTGAGTTAGCGGTTTTGTCATCGATAATGCAACATCTTCATCAAATTGATCTACTTGATCATCATCGTGGTCGGACGTCGTAGAGTAGGCCTGAACTACAGGTAATCTATAACTCTTATTCAGTTTGATTACGCCTActactaccctctcattaatgctgtagaattggtCAATTTCGTCCGCTGCGTCCTGAAGGATTccgaatcctaccccgtattgcttctatctgggagtcctctatagcagaggatatAGCCGTTAGTAAGCATAGTATAGGCTTCAGCAGTTCTTCTTATGTCGCTAAGggcaatgatatcccaaacaatatctgatagttcctcaacgATTCCTGCTAAGCTGGCCTCACTGGAGATAGTTCGGCTGTTAAAGTTTGCCAGCGTCAGCTAGAAAGCGTTTATTCAATGAGATATATGCGGTAGCATGTATGGGGCCGGCCCCCTGCATCTGTTCACGGTGATGCAATAGTGTGGGCTTAGTGCCCGCACTGTCCCTTAAAGCCTGCGCACACTTAGCCATTTGATCGGCTCCCATTTCGTCGTCTGTCACGTCCCTCT
Proteins encoded in this region:
- the LOC142563325 gene encoding uncharacterized protein LOC142563325, which gives rise to MAQSEVAQSPLEQPPAAGSGAISRTPAPRSKRTHLAGAAFGVSCALSISVATFVIIWLSARLAVMRRNDTVLRETPFCCPREAAELFAVIDNQVAPCEDFFAYVCRNAIDRYLTQGNAAHNILWDIDVHILTGTSNYSVKAAAALQAFYRSCVTEIWQPDLRLRDILAAVFEIANTTKRMSHAHLLRFALEVQKRYDLPFYFAVGYAYGYIYFKRHLLRVADYSPVCDDACYATVLSAFNAHFGANCTMEQVAAWEQLFTDDDTQPYVFTWNEIAVVFGGMDAEQFKAILLEFSIDVGTKDFAIQQELLADIARVWNVANQPLSLCHALIIVALSSLKWIVFGDAELNSPALRSAEVCQIHLVEKEQLWRATYVAALTSPDKDRQLRDIFEATRRSFVGYEPLRQLVATGNDTANFEDLMRSFTLMLPSDLVLPEMGVPVLNNSGFVRNIFRTTSFEYDAILEKQRRGMPALPRSFLEYLPEGIMFINSSTLYVNAPSYAWLSTGTANPLLADAPVIASRMAYSMWRNVREWSGWSTRTQAALKSFQ